TCCTCGCTGAGGTGTCGCTTGGCGAAAAGCAGCGTGAGGTAAGTTTCAATTTCGGCAGGTGCTAAGCGAGGAAGGTGATATGGCACTTGAACCAATTTCTCCAGGTAATCCCTCACTAACTGTTCTCCGGCGTCAACTTGCTGACCTGCGACTGCATAGGTTTTTGCCGCCTCAAGCGCGTCCTTATATCTTACAGCGATTGCGTGGCGCACAATTCGGTGATCTGCACCGATTACGAACGCCGTTTTATCGACGTTCAGGAAGAGTTTTATGGCCTCAAGGTTTTCAACAATTCTGTCCGGCGAACAGCGATCAAGATCGTCAATCAGAACAACAAGTGCCTTGAATTTGCTCGCATTTAGAAGTTCGCCGAATTCACGACGAAAGGATCGCACGTCATGTTCAGTCCCTTCCTTGGATTCTATTACTAATTCGGACAAGGTCTCTGAGCCCAGCGGAGACTCTTTGGGGGCTTGTGGCTCTTTCCCGTTGCCACGAAACAAACCGCTAAGCGAGGAAATCAGCGATGGAACGGCGGTAGCTCCGCCGGTCGCATAAGCAAGGACTGCCGGCAACGCCACATTATCCCAGCCCATTTTAAGCAATCTCATGTAGTTCACTCGGCCAAGCAGGCTCGCGGCTTGGGCTTTGACTTCTTGTGGAAAATTTCTGTGCTCCGTCAGCTGGGTGATGATTGAGGAAATGAGAGCGCTTTTTGCATCGTCGTAGCCTTCAAAAAGCCATGCATCAAAATACAGCACCGCAACAGACTCATCGGTTGCCAGCTTTTGCTCGAGCATCTTCATGATGCTCGTCTTGCCATTGCCCCAATCACCAAATACGCCTAGCGTAACTGGCAACAGTGTTTCATCCAAGACGACCTGCTTCAGCAAGTCGGCATGGACTTCAAATCCAATCAAGTCCTCAACAGTTTCGTTATCTGACCACATGGGCTTGAGTCTTATCACAAAAACCAGATTATGTATAGCGATTAGTCTTTGCTTCTAGGTTTAGCGGCTCCAAGATTTTGCGAGATTACAGGTACAGGAGGGGAAGCGGCTCGGTTGAGACTTCGCCTGCGAATGCTGGATGGCTTCAAGCCTGCGAAGAAACACGCTTCCCCGGCCCCGTGGTCGTGTTGGAGACCTCAAGAAGCCCGCCCAGGTTTCCCTGGGCGGGCAGGATGCCAAGCTAGTATTCGCTGGGTAGCATCAGCACATTGTCTGTGAAGTAGAAGGCAATTTCGTCGAGAGGGAAGTCGGTGAACTCGATTCCCTTAGGGCGTGTTTTAAAATTGGTTTCTGAGGGATAAAGTGCAGATGCCAAGGAGGACAAAGGCCATGAAGGAGACGTCGGTTTTGTCGTAGCGAGTGGCGATGCGCCGCATCCTTTTGATC
This genomic window from Prosthecobacter fusiformis contains:
- a CDS encoding KAP family P-loop NTPase fold protein, whose product is MWSDNETVEDLIGFEVHADLLKQVVLDETLLPVTLGVFGDWGNGKTSIMKMLEQKLATDESVAVLYFDAWLFEGYDDAKSALISSIITQLTEHRNFPQEVKAQAASLLGRVNYMRLLKMGWDNVALPAVLAYATGGATAVPSLISSLSGLFRGNGKEPQAPKESPLGSETLSELVIESKEGTEHDVRSFRREFGELLNASKFKALVVLIDDLDRCSPDRIVENLEAIKLFLNVDKTAFVIGADHRIVRHAIAVRYKDALEAAKTYAVAGQQVDAGEQLVRDYLEKLVQVPYHLPRLAPAEIETYLTLLFAKRHLSEDQFKTCLEACRKRRESNRFGCFGIADVQESLGTAVTVSSDLQASLSFTAGAASLITEHLKGNPRQVKRFLNAFVLRKKLAEVAKMSHLKDAVLLKLMLLEYSNEARFRELANWCLEQKKTPEQLSKMEKEQTDCPQGWETTSLKTWVSMEPLLSQVDLSDYLWLARDRLATSLVGLSLVPPSVRVAFDAMISETGRKVHGGLVKALRQDEADNLAELLTKHLQRETKEPNGYQAILEYANQRSEFLPHLLKIFRSIPARDIPASVVTRLQTIATTQANHGTAVQEFIEYLKNTNSQAGKAAAIKRSGGK
- a CDS encoding DUF6876 family protein is translated as MSSLASALYPSETNFKTRPKGIEFTDFPLDEIAFYFTDNVLMLPSEY